AAGGTGGTCAGGCCCGAGCCGAAGCCGCGGAAAACATCATCGAACAGTCGGTTCACTTCGCGATGAAGCGACAGGAAGGGATCGCGGTCGTCATCGCGCAGGACAGTCGGCACCTGGTCTCGATTATTGCGGCCCCAGGGGATCAGATCACGAACACTCATGGTTTTTCTCCTTCTCATCTGTTGATTGGACAATATCCGCCCGTGACGCCGGGCAATGGCCCGGCGCCCTGATTGCAGACAACGTCGTTTGAAAAATCAGGCGGCCTGCTTGTCCGCTTCGATCTGCTTCGTCTCGACCTTCGGCAGTGCCACGTCGGTCGAAATCGCGATCTGGCGAGGCTTCATCTCTTCAGGGATTTCCCGCTTGAGATCGACGGTCAGCAGACCATTGACGAGCCCTGCACCCACGACCTTGACGTGATCTGCAAGCTCGAACCGGCGCTGGAATGAACGGCCGGCGATCCCGCGATGCAGATACTGCTGATTGTCGTCATTCGCCTTCTGCCCGGCGACGAAGAGCATGTTC
The sequence above is drawn from the Brucella anthropi ATCC 49188 genome and encodes:
- a CDS encoding Hsp20 family protein, with the translated sequence MRTNLDFSPLFRSSIGFDRMLNALEAASRVESIDNWPPYDIIKTGEDDYRIAMAVAGFTQDELTITQEQNMLFVAGQKANDDNQQYLHRGIAGRSFQRRFELADHVKVVGAGLVNGLLTVDLKREIPEEMKPRQIAISTDVALPKVETKQIEADKQAA